The Devosia sp. A16 genome includes a window with the following:
- the rpsN gene encoding 30S ribosomal protein S14: MAKTSSIEKNNKRKRLAKQLGPKRAKLKAIVMNQTVSLEERFAAQLKLAALPRNSAENRIHNRCEVTGRPRGYYRKLKMSRIALRELGSLGLIPGMVKSSW, encoded by the coding sequence ATGGCAAAGACCAGCTCCATCGAAAAGAACAACAAGCGCAAGCGCCTCGCCAAGCAGCTGGGTCCCAAGCGGGCCAAGCTCAAGGCGATCGTGATGAACCAGACCGTTTCGCTCGAGGAGCGCTTCGCAGCGCAGCTCAAGCTCGCCGCGCTGCCGCGGAACTCGGCTGAGAACCGCATTCACAACCGCTGCGAAGTCACCGGCCGTCCGCGTGGCTACTACCGCAAGCTCAAGATGAGCCGTATCGCTCTGCGCGAGCTGGGCAGCCTCGGGCTGATCCCGGGCATGGTCAAGTCGAGCTGGTAA
- the rplX gene encoding 50S ribosomal protein L24, whose product MASKIKKGDKVVVLAGKDKGKTGQVLQVIPTETRAVVQGLNLVRRHTKQTASQDAGIFTKEAPIHLSNLAIADANGKPSRVGFKINADGTKVRVAKSTGDTIDG is encoded by the coding sequence ATGGCGTCCAAGATCAAGAAGGGCGACAAGGTCGTCGTTCTCGCCGGCAAGGACAAGGGCAAGACCGGGCAGGTGCTGCAGGTCATCCCGACTGAGACCCGCGCAGTAGTGCAGGGGCTCAATCTCGTCCGCCGCCACACCAAGCAGACCGCGAGCCAGGACGCGGGGATCTTCACCAAGGAAGCCCCGATTCACCTGTCGAACCTCGCGATCGCCGATGCGAACGGCAAGCCGTCGCGCGTCGGGTTCAAGATCAACGCCGACGGCACCAAGGTGCGCGTCGCCAAGTCGACCGGGGACACGATCGATGGCTGA
- the rpsH gene encoding 30S ribosomal protein S8, with amino-acid sequence MSLSDPIGDMLTRIRNAQLRRRDVVQTPASTLRGRVLDVLKSEGFIRGYSESKMDNGVAQFDIELKYSDNAPVIRTIERVSRPGRRVYASVKNIPSVANGLGVSILSTPKGVMADHEAKAQNLGGEVLCRVF; translated from the coding sequence ATGAGCCTCTCTGATCCGATCGGCGATATGCTGACCCGCATCCGCAACGCGCAGCTGCGTCGTCGCGATGTCGTCCAGACCCCGGCGTCCACCCTGCGTGGCCGTGTGCTCGACGTGCTGAAGTCGGAAGGCTTCATCCGCGGCTACTCGGAAAGCAAGATGGACAACGGCGTTGCCCAGTTCGACATCGAGCTGAAGTACTCCGACAACGCTCCGGTGATCCGCACCATCGAGCGCGTGTCGCGTCCTGGCCGTCGCGTCTATGCGTCGGTCAAGAACATCCCCTCGGTCGCCAATGGCCTCGGTGTGTCGATCCTGTCGACCCCCAAGGGCGTGATGGCCGATCACGAAGCGAAAGCCCAGAACCTGGGTGGCGAGGTACTCTGCCGCGTCTTCTAA
- the rplE gene encoding 50S ribosomal protein L5 yields the protein MADTVYIPRLRTQYDETIKPNLIKEFGYKNVMQAPKLDKIVLNIGVGEAVNDTKKVKSAAADLEKIAGQKPVITHARKSIAGFKVREEMPLGVKVTLRKARMYEFLDRLVNIALPRVRDFRGLNPNSFDGRGNYAMGIKEHIIFPEINFDQIDQTWGMDIIVCTTARTDDEARALLKAFNFPFRQ from the coding sequence ATGGCTGACACCGTCTATATCCCGCGTCTCCGTACCCAGTACGACGAGACCATCAAGCCGAACCTGATCAAGGAGTTCGGTTACAAGAACGTCATGCAGGCGCCCAAGCTCGACAAGATCGTGCTGAACATCGGCGTCGGCGAGGCGGTCAACGACACCAAGAAGGTGAAGTCGGCGGCTGCCGATCTCGAGAAGATCGCCGGTCAGAAGCCCGTCATCACCCATGCGCGCAAGTCGATCGCCGGCTTCAAGGTCCGCGAAGAGATGCCGCTCGGCGTCAAGGTGACGCTCCGCAAGGCGCGCATGTACGAGTTCCTCGACCGCCTGGTGAATATCGCGCTGCCGCGTGTTCGCGACTTCCGCGGCCTGAACCCGAACTCCTTCGATGGTCGTGGCAACTATGCCATGGGCATCAAGGAACACATCATCTTCCCCGAGATCAACTTCGATCAGATCGATCAGACCTGGGGCATGGACATCATCGTGTGCACCACGGCGCGCACCGACGACGAAGCCCGGGCGCTGCTCAAGGCTTTCAATTTCCCCTTCCGGCAGTAA